A genomic stretch from Methanomassiliicoccales archaeon includes:
- the cca gene encoding CCA tRNA nucleotidyltransferase, with product MRLEEEILKRITPDGEHRRFVDRVVSNLMKKVEKEISRLNLPLEARLVGSVAKDTYLPNPDIDIFVMFPPSVNRRELETIGLDIGRRVLGGEERYAEHPYIHGNYEGLDVDLVPCYKIENPSNIKSAVDRTPFHTEFIKKNLADHQKPEVRLLKQFMKGTGVYGAEAKIQGFSGYLVELLILRYGDFLSTVKSASEWKRGETLWLERRGDIKFNDPLIFYDPVDLTRNVASPVSIDSFSRFIYACSSYLREKDERFFFPRKREDWKIKKIREYFKKRETAVVIVRFDRPNIVDDDLYPQIRKTEESVANLLKSHDFIVIDRASRVDRHVLIAFELQSSKLPIAKRHEGPPMWIDHSKRFLEKWKGGKGLSEPFIDQGKLVVIAKREYTDAAELLRERIKTASLGKDFKGMGFDVVSGKTVFRKDYRKIMTDLLDKRMPWEI from the coding sequence ATGAGGCTCGAAGAAGAAATTCTGAAGAGGATCACACCAGACGGAGAACACAGAAGATTCGTCGATCGAGTTGTTTCAAATCTTATGAAGAAAGTCGAAAAAGAAATATCCAGATTAAATCTCCCACTGGAAGCCCGACTTGTGGGATCAGTGGCAAAGGATACATACCTTCCCAATCCCGATATCGACATTTTTGTCATGTTTCCGCCATCTGTTAATCGAAGAGAACTAGAGACGATCGGGCTCGACATCGGGAGGAGAGTTCTCGGCGGCGAAGAGCGTTACGCAGAACATCCATATATTCATGGGAATTACGAAGGACTCGATGTCGATCTCGTGCCATGCTACAAAATTGAAAACCCTTCAAATATAAAGAGCGCTGTCGACCGAACTCCGTTCCACACTGAATTCATTAAAAAAAATCTCGCCGATCACCAAAAGCCAGAAGTTCGTCTTCTAAAACAGTTTATGAAGGGTACTGGCGTATACGGTGCTGAGGCTAAGATCCAGGGGTTCTCAGGGTATTTGGTCGAATTGCTCATCTTGAGATACGGGGATTTCCTCTCTACAGTAAAATCAGCGTCCGAATGGAAACGCGGTGAAACGCTGTGGCTTGAGCGTCGTGGCGACATCAAGTTCAACGATCCTCTGATTTTCTATGATCCGGTCGATCTCACACGGAATGTCGCCTCACCCGTTTCAATTGATTCGTTTTCTCGATTCATTTACGCATGTTCATCGTATCTAAGAGAAAAGGATGAGCGCTTTTTCTTTCCGAGGAAAAGAGAAGACTGGAAAATTAAGAAAATAAGAGAATATTTTAAGAAAAGAGAGACAGCAGTTGTCATCGTCCGCTTCGATCGCCCCAATATCGTCGATGATGACTTATATCCCCAGATCAGAAAGACAGAAGAAAGCGTGGCTAATCTTCTTAAAAGCCATGACTTTATTGTCATTGACAGGGCATCCCGCGTCGATCGTCATGTCTTGATCGCATTCGAACTTCAATCTTCGAAACTGCCGATCGCAAAGAGACACGAAGGGCCACCGATGTGGATAGATCATTCTAAACGATTCCTTGAAAAATGGAAAGGAGGAAAAGGACTTAGCGAACCATTCATCGACCAGGGAAAGCTCGTTGTCATCGCGAAAAGAGAGTATACGGATGCGGCGGAGCTACTCCGCGAGAGAATTAAAACCGCTTCACTCGGAAAGGATTTCAAGGGAATGGGATTTGATGTTGTATCGGGAAAAACGGTCTTTAGAAAGGATTATCGAAAGATCATGACTGATCTGCTTGACAAAAGAATGCCATGGGAGATCTAG
- a CDS encoding MBL fold metallo-hydrolase, with product MTTITFLGTGGGRFATIYQARSTGGIYISDSARIHIDPGPGALVAMKKLSIDPARTDAILISHCHPDHYTDAEILIEGMTCGGFGRRGIVIGSKSVIEGKDGFGPAISRYHRSLPESILSLEPGDKVSVDGILIEATPTIHSDPTGIGFRFHTSSGVISYVSDSEIGEEVIKAHRGSRVMILCVTRPLGSRISYHMTTDDAAEFVKSVCPRIVLLTHFGMKLLSEGAEKQAEYVEKESGVKTIAMTDFSSVHIGNNVRISRKGHRN from the coding sequence TTGACAACGATCACATTTCTAGGCACTGGCGGTGGGAGATTTGCCACGATCTACCAGGCAAGGAGCACTGGTGGCATATACATCAGCGACAGCGCAAGAATTCATATCGATCCAGGACCAGGTGCACTCGTTGCAATGAAAAAATTGTCGATCGATCCTGCAAGAACGGATGCCATACTCATTTCACATTGCCATCCAGACCACTACACCGATGCAGAGATACTGATTGAAGGAATGACGTGTGGCGGTTTTGGACGTAGAGGAATCGTCATCGGGAGCAAGAGTGTAATCGAAGGGAAGGATGGTTTCGGACCCGCAATTTCAAGATACCACCGCTCACTGCCCGAAAGCATTCTGTCCTTGGAGCCAGGGGATAAAGTGTCAGTTGACGGAATTCTCATTGAGGCAACGCCGACAATTCACAGCGATCCTACTGGCATTGGATTTCGTTTTCACACTTCCAGTGGTGTGATCTCGTATGTAAGCGATTCGGAAATTGGCGAGGAGGTTATCAAGGCACATCGTGGTAGCCGTGTGATGATTTTGTGCGTGACCAGACCCCTAGGCTCGAGAATATCTTACCATATGACTACAGATGATGCGGCTGAATTCGTAAAATCAGTTTGCCCGAGAATTGTCCTTTTAACACACTTCGGTATGAAGTTACTCAGCGAAGGAGCGGAGAAGCAGGCTGAGTACGTTGAAAAAGAATCGGGCGTGAAGACGATCGCGATGACCGATTTTTCCAGCGTTCACATTGGAAACAATGTGCGCATCAGCAGAAAGGGACACCGAAATTGA
- a CDS encoding amidohydrolase family protein, with protein sequence MRIAIRDAWIITQNENRQILRGDILIEDGIIKEIGKVSSDADEEICSHGDIVLPGLINTHTHVSMAIMKGVADDISFPDFLSKVFSIDAQRTPEDIYVGTQLGCLEMIRSGTTTFVDLYYAEDVIAKATEEMGLRAVLCWAVLDEEFTTQKGRPFDNCRRFCESFDREESRILPGVGLQGVYVCSKETFLEAKEYADENGLLLHFHLSETRKEVNDHRKKTGMRPSEYLEKIGFLGRNCLAAHACWLTLNEVRILAKNKTSVSTCPVSNMKLATGGVAPIPEMRKEGVNVSIGTDSSTTNNSLDMFGEMKTLSLLQKSSRWDPTVLSAQEILDLATIGGAVAIGLDRMIGSIEPGKRADIVILDGRAPNLSPIRPNTLISNVVYSSSQANVKTVICDGQILMKDWEIKRIDEIAVLNRATEAVKKLFSE encoded by the coding sequence ATGAGGATTGCAATAAGGGATGCATGGATCATCACCCAAAACGAAAACCGACAGATTCTTCGAGGCGACATCCTCATTGAAGATGGGATCATCAAGGAGATCGGAAAAGTCTCCTCGGACGCTGACGAAGAAATCTGTTCACACGGAGATATTGTTCTGCCGGGGTTGATCAACACACACACCCACGTTTCAATGGCAATCATGAAGGGAGTTGCCGATGATATTTCATTCCCAGATTTTCTTTCAAAAGTCTTTTCGATTGATGCTCAAAGAACACCTGAGGACATTTATGTTGGCACGCAGCTAGGATGCCTAGAAATGATTCGCAGTGGAACGACAACATTTGTTGATTTGTATTATGCTGAGGACGTCATCGCGAAGGCTACGGAAGAAATGGGTTTAAGAGCGGTTCTATGTTGGGCTGTGCTTGACGAGGAATTCACAACGCAGAAAGGTCGACCCTTTGACAATTGTAGGCGCTTCTGTGAATCGTTTGATCGAGAAGAAAGCAGGATTTTACCTGGTGTTGGCCTTCAGGGTGTTTACGTTTGTTCGAAAGAAACATTTCTCGAAGCAAAAGAATACGCCGATGAGAATGGGCTTCTTCTGCATTTCCATTTGTCTGAAACGAGGAAAGAAGTTAACGATCATAGGAAAAAAACAGGGATGCGCCCATCTGAATATCTTGAGAAAATCGGATTTCTCGGAAGAAATTGCCTTGCTGCGCACGCATGCTGGCTAACACTTAACGAAGTTCGAATACTTGCAAAGAATAAGACAAGTGTTTCGACCTGTCCTGTTTCGAATATGAAACTCGCCACTGGTGGCGTTGCACCAATCCCTGAGATGAGAAAAGAAGGGGTCAATGTTTCGATTGGTACTGATAGTTCGACGACGAACAATAGTCTTGACATGTTTGGGGAGATGAAGACTCTCTCGCTTCTTCAAAAATCGAGTCGATGGGATCCTACGGTTCTTAGCGCTCAGGAAATTCTTGACCTTGCGACAATCGGGGGCGCTGTGGCAATCGGGTTAGATCGAATGATAGGATCGATCGAGCCTGGCAAGAGAGCGGACATCGTGATTCTCGACGGCAGGGCACCGAATTTATCACCTATCCGGCCCAATACGCTGATCTCAAATGTAGTTTACTCGTCGTCGCAAGCGAATGTCAAGACGGTCATATGCGATGGACAGATTTTGATGAAGGATTGGGAGATCAAGAGAATTGATGAGATTGCCGTGCTAAATCGCGCAACTGAGGCAGTGAAGAAATTGTTTTCTGAGTGA
- a CDS encoding ribbon-helix-helix protein, CopG family, with protein sequence MAEEDLEKITIRLPSRYIRALDFLVKVDDFPSRSEAIRAAIRDFIYARLDLVMDKIRKMEEAEKTLASMEIFEERYLKK encoded by the coding sequence ATGGCCGAGGAGGATCTTGAAAAAATAACAATTCGCTTGCCTAGCAGATACATCAGGGCACTGGACTTCCTCGTCAAAGTCGATGACTTTCCGTCAAGGTCCGAGGCGATCAGAGCCGCGATCAGAGATTTCATCTATGCTCGCCTAGACCTGGTCATGGACAAAATTAGAAAAATGGAGGAAGCAGAAAAGACGCTCGCATCGATGGAGATCTTCGAGGAACGATACCTGAAAAAATAG
- a CDS encoding proteasome assembly chaperone family protein: MITEYIKTIFYEDPKLENPVLVEGLPGVGNVGKLAAEHLLEQIEAVKFAEIYSKYFPPQVLVDDEGLIKLVNNELYYSKGDGKRPDLIILVGDYQGLTPDGQYELSDHVLQIAKKYGVKMIFTLGGYGVGKMVEKPRVLGAATDKELVEEMKKHGVVFSKGEPGSGIVGASGLLLGLGKIYGMRAVCLMGETSGYFVDPKGAEVVLRVLAEVLSVDIDFSALEDKAEQIDLITSKIREIETPPEPKREDLGYIG; encoded by the coding sequence ATGATTACGGAGTATATCAAAACGATATTCTATGAGGATCCAAAATTGGAAAACCCTGTACTGGTCGAGGGATTACCAGGCGTCGGAAACGTTGGCAAGCTCGCTGCTGAGCATCTGCTCGAACAGATCGAGGCAGTCAAATTTGCAGAGATCTATTCAAAGTACTTCCCTCCGCAAGTGCTCGTCGACGACGAAGGACTGATCAAACTTGTGAACAACGAGCTCTATTACTCGAAAGGCGACGGGAAACGGCCGGACCTAATCATTCTCGTCGGCGATTATCAGGGACTCACGCCTGATGGACAATACGAACTATCAGACCATGTCTTGCAGATCGCGAAGAAGTACGGTGTCAAGATGATCTTCACCCTCGGCGGATATGGCGTGGGGAAGATGGTTGAAAAGCCCCGCGTCTTGGGGGCAGCTACTGACAAGGAACTCGTCGAGGAAATGAAGAAGCATGGCGTTGTCTTCTCGAAGGGAGAACCAGGAAGCGGTATCGTCGGAGCGAGCGGTCTTCTGCTTGGTCTCGGCAAGATCTACGGGATGCGAGCGGTGTGTCTCATGGGTGAGACATCTGGCTATTTCGTTGATCCCAAAGGTGCCGAGGTTGTACTGAGAGTTCTTGCTGAAGTTCTGAGCGTCGATATCGATTTCAGCGCGCTCGAAGATAAAGCTGAACAGATTGATCTGATCACGTCAAAGATCCGGGAAATTGAGACACCACCAGAGCCAAAAAGAGAAGATCTCGGCTACATTGGATAA
- a CDS encoding RNA-protein complex protein Nop10 has product MRTSLRKCPKCQEYTLGETCPRCGTKSVVAIPPRFSPEDKYGAYRRRLRKERGDDYGVYQNDIL; this is encoded by the coding sequence ATGAGAACCTCGCTTAGAAAGTGCCCGAAGTGCCAGGAGTATACACTAGGGGAAACCTGTCCAAGATGCGGAACGAAAAGTGTCGTGGCAATTCCACCAAGATTTTCCCCTGAAGATAAGTATGGAGCATATAGAAGAAGATTGAGGAAGGAAAGAGGTGATGATTACGGAGTATATCAAAACGATATTCTATGA
- a CDS encoding translation initiation factor IF-2 subunit alpha produces MVRISEFPEEGELVVCTVQNVKNFGAFVTLDEYDNKEGFIHIRDVATGWIKYIRDYVREGQKIVCKVLGVDPSKGHIDLSLKSVNEHQRREKIQQWKNEKKAEKLMEIVAQRLNKSVQECYEEFGYKLIEKYGTLYGAFEQCAGNPNSLNENALEGPWTHVFIDVAKENVVPPFVQIDGRIELTCPLPDGVERIKKALIEGLESAKEKVKIQYVGAPRYRIVVTAPDYKTAEDEMKKVSDKILTTIKQMGGQGIFSRETK; encoded by the coding sequence ATGGTTAGGATAAGCGAATTCCCCGAAGAAGGCGAGCTCGTTGTTTGCACGGTTCAAAATGTGAAGAATTTCGGGGCTTTTGTAACCCTCGACGAATATGATAACAAAGAGGGGTTTATTCACATCAGGGATGTTGCAACTGGATGGATTAAATATATTAGGGATTATGTGCGTGAGGGACAGAAAATCGTATGCAAGGTTCTTGGTGTTGATCCCTCGAAAGGACACATCGATCTATCATTAAAGTCGGTGAACGAACATCAGCGAAGGGAAAAGATCCAGCAATGGAAGAATGAAAAGAAAGCGGAGAAACTAATGGAAATCGTCGCTCAGCGCCTTAATAAGAGCGTCCAGGAATGTTACGAAGAGTTCGGCTACAAACTCATCGAAAAGTATGGAACACTTTATGGTGCTTTTGAGCAATGTGCTGGCAATCCGAATTCGTTAAATGAGAATGCTTTGGAGGGCCCATGGACGCACGTCTTCATCGATGTGGCGAAAGAGAACGTCGTTCCTCCCTTTGTCCAAATCGACGGGCGAATTGAATTGACCTGCCCACTTCCAGACGGTGTGGAAAGAATCAAGAAGGCACTCATAGAAGGTCTTGAATCGGCAAAAGAAAAGGTCAAAATTCAGTATGTTGGCGCGCCGCGGTACCGGATCGTCGTAACGGCACCGGATTACAAGACTGCTGAAGATGAAATGAAGAAAGTCAGTGATAAGATCCTTACCACAATCAAACAGATGGGGGGGCAGGGTATCTTTTCCCGTGAAACGAAATAA
- a CDS encoding 30S ribosomal protein S27e, translating into MADVRTGKFIKVKCPDCGNEQIAFKKPSTPVVCHVCGSTLIKPTGGKGEIRGELLGVVD; encoded by the coding sequence ATGGCTGATGTCAGGACTGGCAAGTTTATAAAAGTCAAATGCCCTGATTGTGGTAACGAGCAGATCGCTTTCAAGAAGCCATCTACACCCGTCGTGTGCCACGTGTGCGGTTCGACTCTTATCAAACCGACCGGTGGAAAGGGCGAGATCAGAGGCGAGCTGCTCGGGGTGGTTGATTAA
- a CDS encoding 50S ribosomal protein L44e: protein MKMPRIIRTYCPHCKTHTEHEVERVKKKKASELKWGQRRFRRATAGYGGFPRPKPEGREKPTKRIALRYRCKTCKKAHQKPCFRAKKFELVE from the coding sequence ATGAAAATGCCTAGGATCATCAGGACTTACTGCCCTCACTGCAAGACTCATACAGAGCATGAAGTCGAAAGGGTCAAGAAGAAGAAAGCGAGTGAGCTCAAATGGGGGCAGAGAAGATTCAGGAGGGCAACCGCTGGTTATGGTGGTTTCCCGCGTCCAAAACCGGAGGGCCGTGAAAAGCCCACCAAACGGATCGCTCTGAGATATCGATGCAAAACATGTAAGAAGGCTCATCAAAAACCGTGCTTTAGGGCTAAGAAATTCGAACTCGTGGAGTGA
- the rpiA gene encoding ribose-5-phosphate isomerase RpiA — MNKKEIAAEKAVEKIKNGMIVGLGTGTTAYYALRKIGELCKGGLEIIGVPTSLDTERLAKEFGIPIISIDEVEGIDLTIDGADEVDPEMRLIKGLGGALLREKIVAYASREEIIIVDDSKLVNTLGTRSPLPVEVVPFGHKMTRERLEKLGCTAKLRGNNTPFVTDNGHFIYDCYFRKIENPEEMERRLNSIPGVVENGLFIGLATQIIIGTDHGVIVKKRAQA, encoded by the coding sequence ATGAATAAGAAGGAGATTGCCGCAGAGAAAGCGGTTGAGAAAATAAAGAATGGAATGATTGTCGGCCTCGGGACAGGAACAACTGCCTATTATGCTTTACGGAAAATCGGTGAATTGTGCAAGGGAGGATTGGAGATTATTGGCGTTCCCACCTCGCTCGATACCGAACGACTCGCAAAGGAATTTGGTATTCCAATCATATCAATCGACGAGGTCGAAGGAATTGACCTTACAATTGACGGCGCCGACGAGGTTGATCCTGAGATGCGACTCATCAAAGGTTTGGGAGGCGCATTGCTCAGGGAAAAGATCGTCGCGTATGCGTCGCGAGAGGAGATCATCATCGTCGATGATTCAAAACTCGTTAACACCCTCGGGACACGATCGCCGTTACCCGTTGAAGTTGTGCCGTTCGGACACAAGATGACGAGAGAGAGACTGGAAAAACTCGGTTGTACTGCAAAACTCAGGGGTAACAATACACCGTTCGTAACGGATAATGGCCACTTCATCTATGATTGCTATTTCAGAAAAATCGAGAATCCCGAGGAAATGGAAAGACGACTAAATTCGATTCCTGGTGTTGTTGAGAACGGTCTTTTCATTGGTCTTGCTACACAGATCATCATAGGCACCGACCATGGAGTGATTGTCAAAAAACGTGCTCAAGCTTAG
- a CDS encoding creatininase family protein, with protein sequence MRLDDLTSHDFKRIIELDPVIFIPVGATEAHGDHLPLSTDSLQPEAIAAQLAEKIGGLVAPPIRYGCHSSTKNMPGTISISFETLRNMVYEILASLAKNGARKIVILSGHAGAIHMAALRLACQEAVEQFDLKLMLLTDYEIAKELADEIKFDVTDGHGGFIETARILAIAPDLVKSHRRKGKFLDKNFMIVKDPETCYPDGIAGDPTKATREIGERINEHIIERIEQMIRENFGSENHE encoded by the coding sequence TTGCGTCTCGACGATCTGACAAGTCATGACTTCAAAAGAATTATCGAGCTTGATCCTGTTATATTCATTCCCGTTGGTGCAACTGAAGCGCATGGCGACCATCTTCCTCTTTCGACCGATTCGCTTCAGCCTGAAGCCATTGCAGCACAGCTGGCAGAGAAAATCGGCGGGCTTGTCGCTCCCCCGATTAGATATGGATGCCACAGTTCAACAAAAAACATGCCTGGAACGATCTCGATTAGCTTCGAAACGCTAAGAAATATGGTTTATGAAATTCTTGCTTCTCTCGCGAAAAATGGCGCGCGGAAAATCGTGATTCTGAGTGGGCATGCGGGCGCGATCCACATGGCCGCGTTGAGGCTCGCGTGCCAAGAGGCGGTCGAGCAATTCGATTTGAAATTGATGCTTTTGACCGATTATGAAATTGCAAAGGAACTTGCGGATGAGATCAAATTTGATGTAACCGATGGCCACGGTGGGTTCATTGAAACAGCGCGGATCCTCGCAATTGCCCCAGATCTCGTCAAGAGCCATCGTCGGAAGGGGAAATTCCTCGATAAAAACTTCATGATTGTAAAGGATCCGGAAACTTGTTATCCAGATGGCATAGCCGGTGACCCAACGAAGGCGACTCGGGAAATCGGCGAGCGGATTAACGAGCACATCATCGAGAGAATTGAACAAATGATTCGTGAGAATTTCGGGAGCGAGAATCATGAATAA
- a CDS encoding diphthine--ammonia ligase, translated as MNLASLFSGGKDSTFAMYLMEQQGHTVDYLVSIIPSNPDSWLFHTPNLHLLPLQARAMEKSLVSIESDGTEEGDLFAMKEILSDLEVDGVVTGAIASDYQWDRINGVCEDLGIRVFSPLWRKDEVMVLREEINAGIRSIIVSVSAEGLESSYLGKEISNDLANSLLALRNRYGVNVSGEGGEYETFVIDSPLHRASIKLLDVTTEISRDQSRLIIRKAILEKG; from the coding sequence GTGAACTTAGCATCGCTTTTCTCAGGCGGAAAAGACTCAACCTTTGCGATGTACCTCATGGAGCAACAGGGGCACACGGTCGATTATCTCGTTAGCATCATTCCATCGAATCCAGATTCCTGGCTTTTTCACACTCCGAACCTTCACCTTCTACCGCTTCAGGCCAGGGCGATGGAAAAATCTCTTGTATCAATTGAAAGTGATGGAACGGAAGAAGGTGATCTCTTCGCAATGAAAGAAATCCTCTCTGATCTCGAAGTCGATGGTGTTGTCACTGGTGCGATTGCTTCGGATTATCAATGGGACAGGATCAACGGCGTCTGCGAGGACTTGGGCATTCGTGTCTTCTCCCCTCTGTGGCGCAAGGACGAAGTGATGGTGTTGAGAGAAGAGATTAATGCAGGAATTCGATCGATTATTGTGAGCGTTTCTGCGGAGGGTCTTGAGTCTTCGTACCTCGGAAAGGAAATTAGTAATGATCTCGCAAATTCACTGCTTGCACTGCGGAATCGCTACGGGGTCAATGTAAGTGGCGAGGGAGGAGAATATGAAACCTTCGTAATTGACTCGCCACTTCACCGAGCCTCGATCAAATTACTCGATGTTACCACTGAAATTTCCCGTGACCAGAGTCGATTGATCATCAGAAAAGCTATTCTGGAGAAGGGATAA
- a CDS encoding class I SAM-dependent methyltransferase, which produces MSPHRFSPSNKASLIDDRRRKIQHAEEIVERAEIRDRERCLDIGSGIGYIAIPAAVRSACVIALDAEREMIESLMKRAADTVGDRILPVIAELPYLPLNSETIDHVLAINVIHEIGEKERLSFEISRVLRKGGRLSVVDFQKKPTSFGPPLHERLSEEEMIALFRNLSLLRKHSFDEFYQLEFLKR; this is translated from the coding sequence ATGTCGCCGCATCGTTTCAGTCCCAGTAATAAGGCGAGCCTTATTGATGATCGTCGAAGGAAAATACAACATGCCGAGGAAATCGTTGAGCGAGCGGAGATCCGCGATCGTGAACGTTGTCTTGACATCGGGAGCGGAATCGGATATATTGCGATTCCGGCTGCAGTTCGTTCGGCGTGCGTCATCGCACTCGATGCAGAACGGGAAATGATCGAGTCTTTAATGAAAAGGGCAGCAGATACCGTAGGGGATAGAATCTTGCCTGTGATCGCAGAATTGCCGTACCTACCTTTAAATTCCGAAACGATCGACCATGTCTTGGCGATTAACGTGATCCATGAAATAGGGGAAAAAGAGCGCCTCTCATTCGAAATTTCAAGGGTATTAAGGAAGGGTGGGCGCCTCAGCGTCGTTGATTTTCAGAAGAAGCCGACTTCATTTGGGCCGCCTCTTCACGAACGATTGTCCGAGGAGGAAATGATCGCGCTTTTCCGCAATTTATCCTTGCTCAGAAAACACAGTTTCGACGAGTTCTATCAACTCGAGTTTCTCAAGAGATAA
- a CDS encoding redoxin domain-containing protein translates to MANGPLKIGMEAPDFELPSTLEEKINLRSVLGSGPVVIVFYVSDWGMMCNVVIRAFKEMHEDFQKYNAKILAISTNSIFSHRAWAEHMKLPFPLLSDFDGKVSKKYGVLYGQEGYLKGYSNRAVFILDSKGIIKYIWIADDPSYEPNYEEIRSEVEKVHGK, encoded by the coding sequence ATGGCTAATGGTCCATTAAAAATCGGAATGGAGGCACCCGATTTCGAGCTGCCTTCAACTCTTGAGGAGAAAATCAATCTGAGAAGCGTTCTTGGTTCTGGTCCTGTCGTCATTGTCTTCTATGTGTCAGATTGGGGGATGATGTGCAATGTGGTCATTCGCGCGTTCAAAGAAATGCATGAAGATTTTCAGAAATACAACGCGAAAATTCTCGCGATCAGCACAAATAGCATCTTTTCTCATCGAGCCTGGGCCGAACATATGAAGCTTCCATTCCCGCTATTGAGTGATTTTGATGGAAAGGTTTCGAAGAAATATGGGGTCCTTTACGGTCAAGAGGGATATCTCAAAGGATATTCGAATCGAGCTGTTTTTATCCTCGACTCGAAAGGTATTATCAAATATATCTGGATCGCAGATGATCCCTCCTACGAGCCGAATTACGAGGAGATTCGTTCCGAAGTGGAAAAAGTTCATGGGAAATGA
- a CDS encoding FprA family A-type flavoprotein, translating into MKLDVREISGGVYWVGVKDWRRRLFDALIPLPYGTSYNAYLIRGGKNNALIDTVNPGFEDHLAAKIQSVVDFDSIAYVVMNHAEPDHAGGIPYVMRYTKKAKLVATEKGAKAAQVYYGVPSERIVIVKEGDTIDLGGKTLRFIDAPWLHWPETMFTYLVENKVLFPCDFFGMHTAFGFWDDEVDQLPSLAKRYFGEIMMPFRKMAQKAIEKIEKLEIDVIAPSHGPVHRHPRKMIEYYEKWTTGRTEKKALVVYTTMWNSTAAMVDTMVEVLQAHGIDVRLYNIANSDIGNLAEDLVDSRAIVLGAPTVLGGLHPIALYVVSLMKALKPPAKYAAILSSYGWGGGAVKQAAEILEPTKIEVVGAIEINGPPTAADHEKIVQLAEELSKKIMSDQ; encoded by the coding sequence ATGAAACTCGATGTGAGAGAGATTTCGGGAGGGGTGTACTGGGTTGGGGTTAAGGACTGGCGGCGACGGCTTTTTGATGCTCTCATTCCCCTGCCCTATGGTACTTCATATAACGCGTATCTTATCAGGGGAGGAAAGAACAACGCACTCATCGATACAGTTAACCCAGGTTTTGAGGATCATCTGGCAGCGAAAATTCAGAGCGTTGTTGACTTCGATTCGATCGCTTATGTCGTGATGAACCACGCGGAGCCTGACCACGCTGGCGGAATTCCTTATGTCATGCGATATACAAAGAAAGCAAAGCTCGTCGCAACAGAGAAAGGTGCGAAGGCCGCACAGGTTTACTATGGTGTTCCATCGGAAAGAATCGTGATCGTCAAAGAAGGCGATACGATTGACCTCGGTGGAAAAACGTTGAGGTTCATCGACGCACCGTGGCTTCACTGGCCTGAAACCATGTTCACCTACTTGGTCGAAAATAAAGTGCTATTTCCCTGCGATTTTTTTGGAATGCACACAGCCTTTGGTTTCTGGGATGATGAGGTTGACCAGCTACCATCGCTCGCGAAAAGATACTTTGGCGAAATCATGATGCCGTTCAGGAAGATGGCTCAAAAGGCGATCGAGAAGATCGAGAAGCTCGAAATCGACGTAATCGCCCCGAGTCATGGACCCGTGCATAGGCATCCTCGAAAGATGATCGAATACTACGAGAAATGGACAACTGGTCGGACGGAAAAGAAGGCGCTCGTTGTTTATACGACAATGTGGAATTCAACCGCCGCAATGGTAGATACAATGGTGGAGGTTCTTCAGGCGCACGGTATCGATGTGAGACTTTACAACATCGCGAATTCCGATATCGGGAACCTCGCGGAGGATCTCGTCGATTCCCGTGCCATCGTGCTCGGCGCCCCGACAGTGCTCGGTGGATTGCATCCGATCGCTCTTTATGTCGTATCGCTCATGAAAGCGCTGAAGCCACCGGCGAAATACGCAGCTATTCTCAGTTCCTATGGCTGGGGCGGAGGAGCGGTAAAACAGGCCGCGGAAATCCTCGAGCCAACGAAAATCGAGGTTGTCGGGGCAATCGAGATCAACGGACCTCCGACCGCAGCAGACCACGAGAAGATCGTGCAACTCGCGGAGGAACTCAGCAAAAAAATAATGAGCGATCAATAG